In Hevea brasiliensis isolate MT/VB/25A 57/8 chromosome 13, ASM3005281v1, whole genome shotgun sequence, a single genomic region encodes these proteins:
- the LOC110665707 gene encoding uncharacterized protein LOC110665707 has translation MSAFDNVVGGKLKLKGKALNVKPGGMKRKKKHKKHNDQVSQVLENELSAGQNTEELTVNGEDVANDSGKLSEAGKAALYDDHLTAAERRYIEQREKIDLHRMAKEANKSHRDRIQDFNQYLANMSEHYDIPKVGPG, from the exons ATGTCGGCTTTTGATAATGTTGTTGGTGGGAAGCTGAAACTTAAGGGAAAAGCCTTGAATGTAAAGCCTGGTGGaatgaagaggaaaaagaaacaTAAGAAACACAATGATCAAGTTTCTCAAGTCTTGGAAAACGAGCTTTCTGCAG GCCAAAACACAGAAGAGTTAACTGTCAATGGTGAGGATGTAGCTAACGACAGTGGCAAATTGAGCGAAGCAGGGAAGGCTGCTCTTTACGATGATCATCTGACAGCTGCAGAGAGACGATACATAGAGCAGAGAGAGAAGATTGATCTCCACAGGATGGCCAAAGAAGCTAATAAATCTCATCGTGATAGGATTCAAGATTTCAACCAGTATTTGGCGAACATGAGTGAGCATTACGATATTCCTAAAGTTGGGCCTGGCTAA